The following is a genomic window from Desulfonatronum thiosulfatophilum.
CGCTCTCGAATTTCATTGAGACGGCGGCCATGCGGTTTGTGCGTGAGCACGAAACCGTGGACGAATTCGAGATGGCCGAGATTCGGAGCAACGCCGAACTCAACCAGAGTCTGCAACAGGGACATCAGGATGCCCAGCAGCGCCACGGTACGTTTGTCTGAGTTCAGGGTTTTCGAGACTGAAGAATTCAAGAAGGCGTTGGTCCGGCTTGGCCCGCCGCGTTTTCTGCCCGGGAAGCTCCAAACGTACGTCTATCCCCAGTTGCGCCAAGGGCCGTTCTTCGGCCCGAACATCCGAAAACTCCGGGGGTATACACCCGCCACCTGGCGCTACAGGATCGGTCCT
Proteins encoded in this region:
- a CDS encoding CopG family transcriptional regulator; this translates as MTKTVTLRLDEPVYRLFKEVAERENRPLSNFIETAAMRFVREHETVDEFEMAEIRSNAELNQSLQQGHQDAQQRHGTFV
- a CDS encoding type II toxin-antitoxin system RelE family toxin, giving the protein MPSSATVRLSEFRVFETEEFKKALVRLGPPRFLPGKLQTYVYPQLRQGPFFGPNIRKLRGYTPATWRYRIGPFRIFYSVDESERIVFMLTVDDRKDAYG